One Triticum dicoccoides isolate Atlit2015 ecotype Zavitan chromosome 3B, WEW_v2.0, whole genome shotgun sequence genomic window, NNNNNNNNNNNNNNNNNNNNNNNNNNNNNNNNNNNNNNNNNNNNNNNNNNNNNNNNNNNNNNNNNNNNNNNNNNNNNNNNNNNNNNNNNNNNNNNNNNNNNNNNNNNNNNNNNNNNNNNNNNNNNNNNNNNNNNNNNNNNNNNNNNNNNNNNNNNNNNNNNNNNNNNNNNNNNNNNNNNNNNNNNcgaagcgatttccacgattgttgaaccccagggtgcacttacgtgtcggtcaccatAAATCGCaaatttggtcgattctggcccatttcatggactgttactcaccgtttcggggtcccgaagtgatttccacggttgatgaACCTtagggtgcacttacgtgtcggtcatcaacactcgcggtttttgtcgattctgacccgtttcatggactattactcaccgttttagggtcccaaagcgatttccatggtttttgaaccccgggttgcgcttacgtgtcggtcatcaacaatcgcggttttgggcgattctggcccgattcatggactattactcagttttggggtctcgaagtgatctTCACAATTGACGAACACCagggtgtttatgtgtcggtcatcaacactcgcagttttgcccgtttcaaggactattactcactgatttggggtctgtgagcaatttccatgattgacgaactctgggatgcgtttatgtatcgttcactgataatcctaggtttgtccgatgcggggctgtttcatggactattactcacctttttagggtcgcaaagcgatttccatgtttgtgaaccccggggtgcgcttacctgtcggtcatcaacaatcgtagttttggccgattctgacccgtttcgcggtctatcactcactgttttggggtcccgaagtgatttccgcgattgacgaaccccggggtgcgtttacaccgtttggggtcccaaagcgatttccatggttgttgaacccgaaagtgcgcttacatgtcggtcatcaacactcacaatggccgattttggtccgtttcgtggactattactcaccgttttggggtcccgaagtgattttcgtagttgttgaacgccaaggtttgcttacgtgtcgatcatcaatactcgcagttttggctgattctagcccatttcgtagactattattcactgttttggggtcccgaagtgatttccacgattgaaaaaCACCGGGGtatgtttacgtgtcgatcatcaacactcgtggtttttgtcgattctgacccgtttcatggactattactcgccgttttagggtcccagagcgatttccatggttgttgaaccccaaggtgcgcttatgtgtgtcatcaataatcgcagttttggccgattctgacccgtttcttagattattactcagttttggggtcccggggtgatttccacgattgacgaacaccagggttcgtttatgtgtcggtcatcaacactcgcagttttgaccgattctagcccgtttcatgaactattactcactgatttggggtccccgaACGatatccatgattgacgaaccccggggtgcgtttatgtatcgttcatcaataatcctaatttgtccgattctgggctttttcatggactattactaaccgtttttgggtcccaaagcgatttccatggttttcgaaccccaaggtgttcttacgtgttggtcgtcaacactcgcagtttgggccgattctggcccgtttcttagattattactcagtttttgggtttcaaagtgatttcgacgattgatgaaccccaggaTGCGTTcttgtgtcggtcatcaatactcacaattttggctgattctgcttCGTTTCGTGGACTATAGCAAGGGAGCACCATTGTCCGGTGGCATTGGCGGATTTAGGTCTCTAGAGATTTGTACGCAGTACCTTGTTGGCATGATGCATGGGCTGACCCATTTTCACCGGTCCCCAATTAATCCCTCTTCTTTTGTGCAGAAACATCGTCATTTAGCTTCCATTTAAGCTTGTTCATTGTTCATTTTTTACCCTGAGTAGCAGGAGGACAGAGCAGTAGCTGTAACAGAGTATGAGATGATTGTAACACGAGGGACTTCTCTTCGCTtgattttcttataaagttcttaaGATGATGAAATTCATTTTCCCACCCAAAATTCCTGTGGAAATTTAAACAAGCGTTAGAAAATAGAGTTTCCCTTTGGTTGGTAGCTCCAAAAAAGGATGAAGTTCGGAAGATATCATGGAACATAACAGGGAAACAATGCCAATTGTGTCTTCAGGTGTCCTCTGCCACAGTTTGTGCGGGGTAATGTAAATATGCTATTGATTTCCCATCAATTCAAGACTCTTTCAATCAATCAAACTTCGAAAAGCATGTAACACAGCAGGTTTGTCGTAGACGCTGTTGCCGCAATTTTTTGGTCTATATAGAAGTGAAGAACCTTGCTATTGACCCCCTTCCTTTTCTCTTCAAAATCAACACGTTCGGTCTTCATTTGGCTCGAATACCAGTCCGTTATTTCTTTTACAGAAAAAGGGAActaagccaaggggcagtacagcgCAGAGATCGCCTTTTGGTTATGAAAACTGAAACTCAGAAGTAGCTGATCTTTGCCTCTAGACTATCTCATCTTGCTGGTTTCTAGAGTATCGATCGCTTCGGTTTACACTGCGGTATCCATAGAAATCGTTCATTCCGGTCTCTCAGCTGATATGTGTATGATACGAAACTCAACCAAATATCTGGTGTTTACAACCTGTAACATATGAGTCTTATTCCCATGCTAAAACTTGCATTCTGATGCGCTGCGATTTGTGTTTTGTTCCCTTGTTCTGTTTCAAAAGGAGGTTGCGATTTTTTGTTGTTGGAAACGGACATGGACACCAGCTTCGCTTCAGTTCTGCAGGTGAAACAAGAACAATTTTTGATTCGCGAATGGTGATGCTGATACATTCTACAGCACTGAAGCTCCAACTAGTCTTGAACAAGGAGAAACAAAATTACCAAGAAAAAAATTTGGCCCAAGGAGATTTTTGTCAGGACACATTGGAATCTGCCAATCTCGCCACACCAATAACCGTTTTTCCACAAAAAATCACTATGCCAGCAAATCAAAGCAACATAGATTCACCGTACTGATAAGCAAAAGATGAGAAAGGAACTAGGTAAATAACTGTGTTCTATTTTGGAAAGAGGTTCCGGATTTATTTGCAAAAGCAGGACACAACTTCATTGTGGAGGTGAAACAAAAACAGATTTTGATTCACAAATGGGGTTAATGATGATACATTCTACAGCACCAAAAGGAGATTCATTTTTTTGTCAGGATCAGTAGGGCGGAACATGCGAATCTTGCCGCCCCAAGTGCGACTGTAGATCATAGCAACAGTGAACATGATAACCAAACCAAGGAGAAGACGAGAAAGGAGACATGTAAATAGCATCCAGGTAGATGTATCTATAGAATCCAAATAGACGTAAGAAATGTTATCATCACCACATAACTCCTCCACGGTGTACGATCCTTATGGTAAAAGAATCCCCTGTATCTTATGTTTCTTCAGTATATCAATGTCCCATGTTTATGGGTCGACGAACCCAGGCCTGACTCATGTATGCCTTCCCTTTCCACTCCGGTATGTAGTTGTCCTCCTGGAGTACATGACATGCTGTTAAACAGCCTCATCTCGTAACCTTCAGTCAAAATTGGGCTGCCTAAAAGCTTATCTTCTACGCTGCTTCGATCCTCTTCTCGCCTCCACTATGTGCCTCTCCATGTTGGCCTTCTCCCAGAGGCGCTTCATGACGAGATCCTCCTTCGTAAACTCATCTGGAACACACAGATATATGATCATCTGTCAGTGCTAATGGATTCAACTCGGAGTTAACGGGGCACTTGCTCAGTGACACAGCAAATAACTTGTGACAACGAAAATAACATTGGTTGCTACGCATTACTGTATGGTTCAACCAGCAAGTTCAACGAGTGGGGCATTGGCAATACTTTACTGATACAACTACAACTACACTGCCAGACTACCATGAATGGATGGATAATCCTTCAAGCATCTGTGGTCGTGTTGAACATCAAAAGGCGCAGCACAGCTCTTATACATGTCTAACAAGCGCATTACATGACACCTtatcctgttgcgccattggatgtTGTGGTTCTAAATTACCTTGTCTTTCTATCTATGAATCAAGGTTCAAAGCTTTTCCTTTTTCTCTAGAAAAATGAAAGGTCTATTTCTTTTGACAATTTAACTAGTTTTTGACTAATTGGTGTACATCTTACTTGGATTAGTTAGTATCATAAGTTAAAACAAATATCCAGTACAATATATTATAGCTCATATCTGAAAATTGGAAGGAATCTGGTATAAAATCGCTATGATGATTGGAAAGGAAAAGGCACAATATTTCACAATCCCAAGAGAGAGCTGACCAAGAAGTAATATGGTATGTCAAAAACAAATCAACAAATAAAGTGGTAATTACCAATATTTTGCCATGTGCTAGCAGGCATCCTAAGGGATGTCCGAGTCAAATAGCAAGCATCCTCCCATGCATATGGCGATTTCTTTACCCGGTATCTCCAAAACCAACAAATTTGCCAAATAAGCAGCTGCCAAAAAAACAGTATACAGTTAACTTCAACATGTGTCCAGTAAATTTTCAACCCCATTTCAGCTATTTACAAAGAGTTGAAACCTCAGGTGCACCATTTGCAATTTACTCTGTTCAAGATAGTCTACCAGAGATGGACTGACCTTGCCAATTAAGTAAGGCAGAAGTATCAATTGGACACCACAGAGATTCCATACAGAAGGTTTCTGAACTCCCTGAATTTGCAAGTCGACTTCATTTCTAAGCTCATCTTCAACCTTTCTACATGAGAAACAAAGCTATCATGGTCAGTCATAGCAAGCCAACACAAGTGATATGCGGCAAAATGGCTAATAAGGAAATTGTATCATTAATAGTATTAAAAAAAAGCCTACTTGTAACAGAATGCATCTTTCTAACGATGTAGTTTCTGAAAGGATGAACCTAAATAGGCAACAGAAtctatcaaggttgctcaaacatttCCAACAGCATGTACACAATACACTGGTCCCTAAACTTCAATGTAAACTACAGATGGAACTGGGCAGTGCAAACCAAGCAGCCTTCAAATTCTCAGATAGAAAATTTCAGCCCAAAATTCAAACTTATTAGATGTCATTCTTACTTATCCATCGGCTTGTTGCCCTTTTTTTTGCTTGAAATTCCTCCTGTTCGCTCAAACTCCAATGCTTTTAACCTATTTCTGTAGGCAGGAGTTTGCTTCACACTTTCAATGGCCTGCAACAAATGCAGCACACTTTCAATTTGCGTTGTTGTTAACAAAAAACGTAAGATATATTGTTATGCTAAAACATGTAATCGTCTTTCTATCACATAAATGGGGAAGATATACATAATCTATCTTTATGCTGACATTCAACGACATAAGAAAATGTTTATGTTGATCATTTGGTTCATAAACAGCCAGTCTGAACAGCAGACTGAAATCCCACAACCTTACTTTTGCCTTTCTGTTCCATATCCATACCTGACTGTACGATGTCAACTGGTTTATGTATTGGAATGCTGACACGATTAAAAGAAGGCCAATCAACACAGAACGAGTATCCTATCACAAACAGGAGGAGAGTTAGCTGCAGTGGTATATGAATGTTGCAGAGCATTGCtattaaacatacaattgatagagAAAACTAACCGTTTTATATCCATAGTAAGCCCTGTAGTATTGAGCAGTGTTGTAGAAGAACTGAAATAAGGTCAACAAATAGCACCCGCAGATGGAATCAGTATTTAACAGTGCTCAGTTCAAaggaagagcagaccaggcagccaAAACAATGGCATTAACTTATCAATACTATCTAATATGGAAAAGTTGTCCAGATCTTTCAAACGAACTACTATGAAAAGACATGGTGTGGGTATCTGACGGAAGATATTTGTATAAATGCATTATTTTCAATGTTAGCCTATATTAGCATCATGCTCACATGTACAACTTTTGTTTCCTGTGTGTTGTCTTTTTCCCATCTAAACTCTGCATAACCAAACAAGTGGACTTTCTCACAGTAAACAAGAAGGCAGAAGGTAAATTTTGCAGCCACGCAACGCACCAATAAGAATGTAAGAATATATGTTTCGTGCTGTGGAATGCCTACTGATTAGTACAGTATCTATCTGTGTCATGCGATACAGTCTACTCTTCACAAGTTCACAGATATTTCTCATGTGGAAGTACCAACATTCATTCGTTTTGCACATTCCAAGACTGAATGCGGAATGTGAACCATGTATTTAGTTTTCATCTATAACATTAGTGCTTGACTTCCTGGATTTCAGGAGATCCCCTATTTGATTAATCGAAAGTAAAAATTCATGGGATTTAACGTCAGAAATAACTTCCAAGTCCCATTTAGGGGAATAAAAAAAATCTGTGCTGGTCCACAAATCAAATTGAAAAGTATTCACAAGGGAATACTTTCTCTTCTAATAATTTTTTCCTTAGCATCACAAGTGTACAGATAGACTATACATACATACCGAATGACTAATGGCCATGAAGCCAAATCTAACAAAAAGTAACCAGAAAGGTAGATAAACAGAAACAGTTTGGCATGCTGAAGCCAGACAAGGGAATGAAGGTTTACCTCCTCTGGATGTGCAACAGCATAATCATACTTCTCCCTAGTTTCTTCATCTTTTAATATCTGATAAATCAAAAAGTAGACACACTCAAGAACCAAACAGAAACTGGAAGTGCCATATTAGGAAAATAGCTTTCAAGTTGAACAGGGCAGACGAAAACAGCAGTCAACACAACAATCAATGGGCCCCGTGAAATGAAACTCTTCATAAGTTTTTTTCGTAGCCTAAATGATGAAATAGCTCAGTTTCATGCAAGACAAAAAACAATGAAATCCATATGAGAACTGCAGACTTCAGAGTGGAACTACCAACAAGAGGACACAGTTGAATAAGGAAAATGTTCACGGCAAAAATTCAGTGAGCTCCAAGCCTCCAACTACATGCTTGATAGCCTAAACTAGTGTACACGACCGCGCCATCGCATGCCAGGCAGCCATTAGAGCAGCTGGTTTCACAACAGTAACTGTTTTGCCACTGCCTATTGCCTATCCCGCCTACATGCACGGCAAGCACGATTGAGCGCTAGGCGTTATGTTGTCGCCTAGCGCCTTGGCACGCTCAAGTGCACGCATAGCGCTGTAATCTCATTTTCACTCTGGTAGCCACTGTACTGAATTGTGAAACAATAATGAGTGAATTCTGCAAATATACTGGCGACCGCGCGAAAAGGCCGTGCGCAATATGCGGCAACTAATACATGGAATTGAAACGACAGATCTTGGGTACAGAATAAGCAGTTGAGCCATTAGAAGCAGCAGGGGATGCAGAGCTGCAAGGGAACAAAAGAAGGTCCCCAATTGCTCTTAATTCGGGCAGATAGATATACCTCGTAGGCATTGGCGACCTTGACGAAGAGCGCGCGCGACTCCGGGTCGGGGTTCTTGTCCGGGTGGCTGCACGGCACAACACATCCCCAAGAAATGGGTCAGGGATCTTGCCCGGGGCAAGAACGGCGGCGGGCAGGACGGGGAGGGGGGGAGAAAAAGCTCACTGTTTGAGGGAGAGCTTGTAGTAGGCCTTCTTGATCTCCGACGCGTTGGCATCCTGCTTCACCCTGCGCACGCGAGCACCCATCAGACGGCGGGCAAGCAGAGGAAGGggatgggggaggggaggggaagagGCGACGGGGGCTTACCCGAGGAGGTCGTAGCAGTCGTCCTCGTCGCAGTAGATGGCGTCGGAGGCCGGGAGGgcggcgaagacgaggaggaggaggaggagggcggtgaggcgggcggcggcggccatcGACGGCGGCGGATCTGCGTCGCCGTCGGAGGGGAGAGACCAGATCTGTCCTCgggagaggagggggccggccgggtgAAGGAAGAGATAGAGAAGGAGAAGCTCATGGGAAAAACATTCCTCtcctgtttttttctttctttctttttttgctttaGCTAAATTATGTTTACAAATTATTCAAAACAAATCTGTTTTGGAACACATATTTGCCGCGGCACGAATTTCAGGGGCTGGTAAAATTTTGGCTCCAttacaaaaatgtttggatttggcGTTATTTAGTCAGCGTCATATGTCGAAATCACAGTGCGAGCCGAGCGTAGCTCGGATGGTTAGGTTTCTTATGGAGCCATCAAGGTCAAGACTCATAAAGTACTTGGCATTGGTGATTGTATTTTTCTAAATTTATTTTACGCTTTACAGTGATGtccgtttagtgggaggagacgttcccgtcgattacGAGACGCCTATGATGACTTCGTAAATGTCATGATGTTGTGTTGGCACAGTATCTTGAAAGCGCTCATATGGATAGAATGTGCGAGCATTCATAGAGATGAGTGTATATGCGTGTATGTGAGCTTCAACAATTGTACCGTGTTGAAAAACATTTTAATTTTTTATGGAGAAATCATAGCATTGATGAAATCCCAATGCTTGAATGTGGGGCAAAGTGCCACAATACAAGTCAAACATACCTCGGACTACCATAGTGCAGCAAACACATGGGGTTTGGAGTGGGTTCTACTCaattgtttatttttatttttttgcgcaTCCATGAATTTTAATCTGAAACTTTGCTTGGCATCCAACATCTACGAATCCAGAATATTCCCATTTGTCTTCATTGCTTTCTTTCAGATTGTTTACAACTGTAGTTGTACTTATGCTCTGTGTCTactgttttaaatagcccgctatagctccgctatagcacgctatagcgtttacaaaaggtcttgcgctaagagactttggtccaaacaaatgaacaaacattttaaatagcgcgctatagctccgctatagcacgctatagcatttggaagaggtccgccgctaagatgcttagcgcgctatttaaaactttgatGTCTACATGGGATTAttatcatagttttaaatagccggttATGCTATATATAGCTTTGCTATAGCCTTTTCAGCAGGTTCCGATAAATGATTGCCTTCGCAAATAGCCCGTTATAGCTCCGCTATATCTGATTTGAAGGCCCGCCGTTATTTTGCATAACCCACTATTTAGAACATTGATAATTATATGTTCTTGTTTGTCCTGGGCATGCTCTAGTTTTGATGATGCTAACTAAGGGTCAAATTTTATGACTTGATGAAGACAAAGCCGAGTATATTTGGTCTTGAAGAGTCGGGCCAATCCAACCGCTTGCTCCTGCCCAACTCGGTCTTAGTCGTACCATAATGCGCCTGGACTCAACACTTTTCTTGCTCCAAGACCACCATCTAGCCCTCATGTAAAATAGATGACAGAATTGTAAACAATCATAGAATGATTTAAGCTAAGGAACATAGAAGTCATATACCTCTGGAATATTGTTGAAATCACACACCACTAAGCAGTTTTTCAAACTAAGTGGTTTATCTTAGTGTGCTAGCCGCTATATTGCATATACGATATTTTGCATAACAGAAAAAGGCCTCGGGCCATTATAGAGAATATGCATCCATTTGTTTTTCTTATTTAATGCTAGTATTGATTAAGAGCACAATTTCCTTTACACATATGTTCCACCTGGAAAACTTATGCAACATCTGCATAGAAATCTTGAATCGTCATGCGGGCCGCAACAGGAATCCTCACGGTTTTTTGGTCCTTCCGCCAAGTAATGCTGCCAAAGGTGTAGTCCCCTTGCAGCCTCCACATAGGTGCCAACTTCACCTTAAATGAATGGACTCTGTCCGTGGCGTTGAACACGAGCACCGTCGGCTCGACCTCCATCATGACTCCAGCTGGGCTTTGGACTTCTGCGTGGTACACAGAGTCGGCCTCGCCGACATTCGTCACCGTCCTCCACACAGTGATCGGGCGCCTCAACTCAGACACCGCGATGGAGGGTAGGTTCAGGTGGTACGCCGGTAGCATCGTCGCGTCACAACTCGCATTCGTCCTCCTGACAATGGTGCACCTGAAGAATTTGTTGTAGTCACGGGGATCGATGTCGTAGACCAAGCCGGGATCGGCTGCACCAGTGGGGTTGATGTTGCCACCTCCATAGTCAAAGGGGTCAGCGATCTTCCGGGGCAACCCTTCTGCCAGTATCGGCATGCCACGATTGTCGGTTACACGGGCTTCATCAccatgcaaaaataaataaatgatgAACTAGGAACCCTTGGATGTTCTAAAACTCTGCACAGTTATGGTTGGTATCTGGTGCGCGCTTTTTACCTGTGGTCATGATGGCTGATTTTATCGCGGCAGGAGACCAGTGTGGATGCTCAGCTTTCAGTAGCGCAACGATGCCGGATACATGCGGAGCTGCCATTGATGTCCCATCCTTAAATTCGTAGGAATTTCCCACTGCTGCCAAGATGTTGGCTCCAGGCGCAGCTATGTCAGGCTTGATAATGTCGGGGTAATGGCGTGATGGCCCTCTTGAGGAGAACGCTGCCACTTTTGGTCCTGGTATCTCTTTCCCGGCAACGATGTGTGCTGGTTCGATCTTTGCCACTGCAGAGCTCCTTACAAAACAAAAAGATTCTCTCCATTGATCAAAAGGGTTTGCTTGATCGGACTCATTGCAGAAATGTGGATGAAACTACGTACCCGGCGACGCCCCCGTATTTTCTTATCTTCTCCCCGGTGTCAAGGTCCACAAGAACGCAGGCAATGCCTTGGCAAGCAACTGATGCTGTCATGGTTAAAAGGTCCGTCGTATATTGG contains:
- the LOC119274217 gene encoding dnaJ protein ERDJ7 — translated: MAAAARLTALLLLLLVFAALPASDAIYCDEDDCYDLLGVKQDANASEIKKAYYKLSLKHHPDKNPDPESRALFVKVANAYEILKDEETREKYDYAVAHPEEFFYNTAQYYRAYYGYKTDTRSVLIGLLLIVSAFQYINQLTSYSQAIESVKQTPAYRNRLKALEFERTGGISSKKKGNKPMDKKVEDELRNEVDLQIQGVQKPSVWNLCGVQLILLPYLIGKLLIWQICWFWRYRVKKSPYAWEDACYLTRTSLRMPASTWQNIDEFTKEDLVMKRLWEKANMERHIVEARRGSKQRRR